A genomic segment from Necator americanus strain Aroian chromosome III, whole genome shotgun sequence encodes:
- a CDS encoding hypothetical protein (NECATOR_CHRIII.G10081.T1) gives MGKIAKDQRDIYYRMAKEQGWRARSAFKLLQIDDEFRILDGVTKAVDLCAAPGSWSQVLSKRLIENGKNPEDVRIVAVDLQPMSPIDGVVQIQGDITENETAKKIIDVFGTRADLVVCDGAPDVTGLHSLDEYMQAQLLLSALNITTHILKDGGSFVAKIFRARNATLLYAQLKIFFKEVYCAKPKSSRQSSCEAFVVCRQYSPPEGYQPTLSKAMTTSGYDEEINQLTGVNRVIVPFVACGDLCGFDSDGFYDLKGPDIPCGPLGSEYVFHDVVQPPTEPAYKEAVALKKANKLPQPESSIRNFIKSLEKVNPYPVDKSAGDIGYGDDLVDSIAGILMLDDS, from the exons ATGGGTAAAATCGCAAAAGATCAGCGAGATATTTATTATCGCATGGCGAAAGAACAAGGATGGAGAGCAAGAAGTGCCTTTAAATTGTTACAAATTGATGACGAATTCAGGATTCTGGACG GTGTTACAAAAGCTGTAGATTTATGTGCTGCTCCGGGAAGTTGGAGCCAG GTTCTCTCAAAACGATTGATTGAGAATGGGAAAAACCCTGAAGACGTGAGAATTGTGGCAGTTGATCTACAGCCGATGTCTCCGATTGATGGTGTTGTGCAAATCCAGGGTGACATTACCGAG AATGAAACTGCAAAGAAGATAATTGATGTTTTTGGCACTCGAGCCGATTTAGTGGTTTGCGATGGAGCACCTGATG taactGGACTCCATTCTCTGGATGAATACATGCAGGCACAATTACTTTTATCAGCTCTAAACATCACTACTCACATCCTAAAGGATGGTGGTTCGTTTGTGGCTAAG ATTTTCCGAGCTCGGAATGCTACTCTGCTTTATGCTCAACtaaagatattttttaaagaagtctATTGCGCTAAACCGAAGAGCAGCCGTCAAAGTAGTTGTG AGGCTTTTGTTGTTTGCCGCCAGTACTCTCCTCCAGAAGGTTACCAACCTACTCTGAGCAAAGCAATGACTACCTCAGGCTACG aCGAGGAAATAAATCAACTCACGGGAGTAAATCGCGTCATTGTCCCCTTCGTAGCTTGTGGTGATTTATGTGGTTTTGATAGTGATGGGTTCTACGATTTGAAAGGACCAGATATTCCATGTGGACCGTTGGGATCGGA ATACGTTTTCCATGATGTTGTGCAACCGCCAACTGAACCGGCGTATAAGGAGGCTGTGGCGTTGAAGAAAGCGAATAAGCTGCCACAACCGGAATCTAGCATAAGAAAT tTCATAAAAAGCCTGGAGAAAGTAAATCCTTACCCTGTGGACAAGTCGGCTGGTGACATTGGCTACGGAGACGATCTGGTGGATTCCATAGCTGGAATATTGATGCTCGATGATTCTTGA
- a CDS encoding hypothetical protein (NECATOR_CHRIII.G10082.T1), with protein MTSSTIVLDVEGILFKTHINTITSAKGSYFERLFQNGWRERLDKHGHLFIDRDATIFPLILNYLRDGNIPLPKDEYYLERILREARFFKLNNLCAEIEKRIDQLKNRKHVGFLRTRTNGSSSEISPTSVRSETIFDVEKKPKRLSRGLLESTYPETPLVPMRRRGKSKKLDSISLPRNFTHVAHVGWNGNGVIFDEDLLDKHSTVQAIIDAAKKTDLGPVYNVVSGDNGNDSSHAVEVVLAGSLMQTKDPLYSKPQKKAIRPPPKRLPHFSNNDTSR; from the exons ATGACATCATCCACAATTGTTTTGGATGTTGAAGGAATTCTGTTCAAGACCCATATAAACACCATAACTTCGGCAAAAGGTAGCTATTTCGAGCGCTTGTTCCAGAATGGATGGAGGGAACGTCTCGATAAG CATGGCCACCTGTTTATCGATCGAGACGCGACGATATTCCCATTAATTCTGAACTATCTTCGAGATGGAAATATTCCATTACCGAAGGATGAATACTATTTGGAGAGGATTTTAAGAGAAGCAAG gTTCTTCAAACTGAACAATCTCTGCGCTGAGATTGAGAAAAGAATCGATCAgctcaaaaacagaaaacacgTAGGATTTCTGAGAACGAGAACTAA TGGAAGCAGCAGTGAAATCAGTCCGACAAGTGTTCGATCAGAAACTATCTTCGATGTTGAGAAGAAGCCGAAAAGATTATCTCGTGGTTTACTGGAAAGCACAT ATCCGGAAACGCCATTGGTTCCAATGCGTAGGAGAGGTAAGAGCAAAAAACTCGACTCGATAAGTCTACCCAGGAACTTCAC GCATGTTGCTCACGTTGGTTGGAATGGGAATGGTGTTATTTTTGATGAGGATCTCCTCGATAAACACAGCACAGTACAGGCGATTATCGATGCAGCAAAGAAGACTGATCTTGGT CCTGTATACAACGTTGTGAGCGGTGACAATGGGAACGACAGTAGCCATGCTGTCGAAGTCGTACTTGCTGGATCGCTTATGCAAACAAAAGATCCACTATACAGTAAACCACAGAAAAAGGCGATCAGGCCACCACCGAAACGACTTCCGCACTTTTCCAACAATGACACAAGTCGATAA
- a CDS encoding hypothetical protein (NECATOR_CHRIII.G10083.T2) — MDGGASAEELLVKFEIEKSENLTSSLTFHNIGLPPLLITAADDGTVDAHITAIRGTLLWGCEGWRV, encoded by the exons ATGGACGGTGGTGCATCTGCTGAAGAATTGCTCGTTAAGTTTGAAATTG AGAAATCAGAGAATTTGACATCAAGTTTGACATTCCATAACATTGGTTTACCACCTTTGTTAATAACTGCTGCTGATGATGGAACAGTTGATGCTCACATAACAGCGATACGAGGTACTCTATTATGGGGTTGTGAGGGATGGAGAGTTTAA
- a CDS encoding hypothetical protein (NECATOR_CHRIII.G10083.T1), with product MDGGASAEELLVKFEIEKSENLTSSLTFHNIGLPPLLITAADDGTVDAHITAIRGDTTAPRNAGWQKSSKLPKTEKDYDDDLYIQRTCACIAETIHHDSAIQEDQIRCNQTERNKTTQLAEWRMKLEKNCS from the exons ATGGACGGTGGTGCATCTGCTGAAGAATTGCTCGTTAAGTTTGAAATTG AGAAATCAGAGAATTTGACATCAAGTTTGACATTCCATAACATTGGTTTACCACCTTTGTTAATAACTGCTGCTGATGATGGAACAGTTGATGCTCACATAACAGCGATACGAG GTGACACGACAGCGCCACGAAATGCTGGGTGGCAGAAGTCATCTAAGCTGccaaaaacggaaaaggactacgatgacgatctgtacatACAACGCACGTGCGCTTGCATCGCAGAGACCATTCATCATGATAGTGCAATCCAGGAAGATCAAATACGATGTAATCAGACTGAACGAAATAAGACAACGCAACTCGCTGAATGGcgtatgaaactggagaagaactgctcTTAG
- a CDS encoding hypothetical protein (NECATOR_CHRIII.G10084.T1), whose product MIVLIPPEEGDTTAPRNAGWQKSSKLPKTEKDYDDDLYIQRTCACIAETIHHDSAIQEDQIRCNQTERNKTTQLAEWRMKLEKNCS is encoded by the coding sequence ATGATAGTCTTGATTCCTCCTGAGGAAGGTGACACGACAGCGCCACGAAATGCTGGGTGGCAGAAGTCATCTAAGCTGccaaaaacggaaaaggactacgatgacgatctgtacatACAACGCACGTGCGCTTGCATCGCAGAGACCATTCATCATGATAGTGCAATCCAGGAAGATCAAATACGATGTAATCAGACTGAACGAAATAAGACAACGCAACTCGCTGAATGGcgtatgaaactggagaagaactgctcTTAG
- a CDS encoding hypothetical protein (NECATOR_CHRIII.G10085.T1): MAICTYNARTLASEAAIEDLMMHAKKIKYDVIGLTETRRRHPLNAVYETGEELFLGTCDSRGVGGVGVLVNTSMAKNIDSFEQLTTRIGRLRVRRCGPIPALTIFVVYAPTSSYEEEEVEAFYMDLEKFYQEDHAFYKVIVGDFNAKVGPRRTPEELHIGTHGLQWNDQGERLSEFIMTTKTIHGNSQFQKPSSLRWTWESPGGGYRNEIDHIIVNKRFCLTDVGVVPKFYTGSDHRLLRGRFSFTRRAEKAAKFRERNPRTTINWDLFATLADFWEDSAMDNIDEEYDRLVEHLHDCAKKAESFKTTKRRLSLETLELIRQRGAARAAGDQELTSELARLCREAIKEDLKERRAEVLAEAAEAGKSIRYVRRDFASRKTRMTALRNPKGTAIASRRGMEKIIYDFYSDLFESHVHLPPHHLREDGQVIPEVLPSEIRHAITSVRNRTAPGPDRIRPEHLKSLPPVLINTLARLFTRYLSECKVPKQWKTSKTVLLYKKGDPHDIGNYRPICLLSVIYKLFTRVILNRIEKVLDEGQPCEQAGFRKGFSTIDHIHTVSKLIEVSREYKMPLCLTFIDLKKAFDSVETEAVVEALDNQGVPTQYIKVLRELYSNFTTGISPFYKNIIIDVKRGVRQGDTISPKIFTATLENAMRKLEWDDMGVKVDGRQLHHLRFADDIVLVTPSISQAERMLTEFDETCGCIGLQLNLQKTMFMRNGWVSDAPFTLNGTNISECTSYVYLGRELNMMNDLTPELGRRRRAAWGAYKSIEDVVKKTRNTRLRAHLFNTTVLPALTYASETWAFRKQEENAVSVIERAIERVMLGVSRFTQVRDGIRSSLLRQRSKIRDAAAFAKESKIRWAGHVMRFNDNRWTRAVSDWVPRDIKRTTGRPPTRWSDFFTKSLKEKYDALRVPRERRNHWATLARDRDKWKNYWRPLDQFEDQRESR; the protein is encoded by the coding sequence atggcgatctgtacttataacgcacgtacgcttgcatcggaagcggccatcgaagatctgatgatgcacgccaagaagatcaagtacgacgtcatcggactgaccgagacgagacgacgtcaccctctcaacgccgtatatgaaactggagaagaactgttcttaggaacatgcgacagtagaggtgttggtggagttggcgtcctcgtcaacacgagtatggcaaagaacatcgactcttttgaacaacttacgacccgaatcggacgtctgcgggtgagaagatgtggcccaataccagctttgactatcttcgtcgtttacgctccaacatcaagctacgaagaagaagaagtcgaagctttctatatggacctggagaagttctaccaagaagatcatgccttctacaaggtcatagttggcgatttcaacgctaaggttggcccaagaagaacgccggaggaacttcacatcgggacccacggcctacaatggaatgaccagggagagaggctctccgagttcatcatgacgactaagaccatccatgggaactcgcaatttcagaagccctcttctttacgctggacgtgggagtcacctggtggagggtaccgtaatgaaatagaccacatcatcgtcaataaaaggttctgcctgacggacgtcggtgttgtaccaaagttctacacgggatcggaccatcgcctcctccgaggaagattttccttcacaaggagagcagagaaagccgccaagttcagagagagaaatcccaggactaccatcaactgggatctctttgCTACGCTAGCCgacttttgggaagattccgcaatggacaacatcgatgaggaatatgaccggcttgtcgaacaccttcacgactgcgcgaagaaggctgagagttttaaaaccaccaagaggcgcctgtctcttgaaactcttgagctgatacgccagcgtggagcagcacgagccgcaggggaccaagaactcacgtccgagctcgcaaggctttgccgagaggcgataaaggaagaccttaaagagagaagagcagaagtgctggctgaagctgcagaggcggggaaaagcatccgctatgtccgtcgagacttcgccagtcgcaagacgaggatgactgctctccggaacccaaagggaacagccattgcatcgagaagggggatggagaaaatcatctacgacttctactctgatctcttcgaaagccatgtccacttgcctcctcaccatctgagggaagatggacaagtcattccagaggttctcccgtccgaaatacgacatgctatcacgtcggtaagaaatcgtacggcacccggtcccgacagaataagaccagaacacctgaagagccttccgccagtactcatcaacaccctggcgaggctctttacacgttatctgtcggaatgcaaggttcctaaacagtggaagaccagcaagaccgtgttgttgtataaaaagggagatccacatgacatcggcaactatcgcccaatctgcctactgtccgtcatctacaagctctttacaagagtaatccttaataggattgaaaaagtcttggatgaaggacagccatgcgagcaagcagggtttcgaaaaggattcagcacgattgaccacattcacactgtttcgaaactcatcgaggtatcacgagagtacaagatgccgctctgtctcaccttcatcgacttaaagaaggctttcgactcggttgagacggaagcggtcgtggaagccttggacaaccaaggcgtccctactcaatatataaaggtacttcgagagttgtacagtaacttcacgaccggaatttcgccattctacaagaacatcatcattgacgtgaagaggggggtccgacagggtgatacaatttcacccaaaatattcacagccaccctcgagaacgcaatgcgaaagttggaatgggacgacatgggagtgaaggttgatggtcggcagctacaccatttgcgctttgctgatgacatcgtattggtaacacctagcatcagccaagcggaacgaatgctgaccgaattcgacgaaacatgtggatgcatcggtcttcagctgaatctacaaaagacgatgttcatgcggaacggatgggtctcggatgccccattcacgctcaacggaacgaacatatccgagtgcaccagctacgtttatctgggtcgggaactgaacatgatgaacgacctgacccccgagctgggcaggaggagacgagcggcttggggagcgtacaagagcatcgaggatgtagtgaagaagaccaggaacacccggctccgtgctcacctcttcaacaccaccgtacttcctgctttgacctatgcttcggaaacctgggcatttcgcaagcaggaagaaaacgcggtgagcgtcattgaacgcgcaattgagagagtgatgctaggagtatcccgtttcacgcaagtgagggacgggattcgaagttctctcctacgtcagcgatcgaagattagagacgccgccgcgtttgccaaggaaagtaaaataaggtgggccggacacgtgatgcgctttaatgacaaccgttggaccagagccgtgagcgactgggttccccgcgatatcaagcgcactacaggaagaccgccgacccgatggtcagatttcttcacgaagtccttgaaagaaaaatatgatgctcttcgtgtcccacgcgaaaggaggaaccactgggctactctggcacgcgatcgggacaaatggaagaattactggcgcccgctcgaccagttcgaagatcaacgggagtcaaggtga
- a CDS encoding hypothetical protein (NECATOR_CHRIII.G10086.T1), whose product MKRRKSYTAAFKLDAVNYRDLHGTLAAARHFEVTEAMIRKWVVDRQNLQEMPATKRARRYKKQSVEEVEDAIYN is encoded by the coding sequence ATGAAACGTCGTAAATCGTATACAGCAGCTTTCAAGCTAGACGCCGTCAATTATCGTGATTTGCATGGAACCTTGGCAGCGGCTAGACATTTTGAAGTCACTGAAGCAATGATAAGAAAGTGGGTTGTTGATCGACAAAATCTTCAAGAGATGCCAGCAACGAAGAGAGCCCGACGATACAAAAAACAAAGcgttgaagaagttgaagatgcCATCTACAACTGA
- a CDS encoding hypothetical protein (NECATOR_CHRIII.G10087.T1), producing the protein MATKKLSVRRRTSVGQPLPSDHLQKCSDFRKFVAAEALNVSSFNLGNIGNINEVPAPFDIIYERTVNVKGRENIKIDSTGHEKSNFIVKTNEKGWMNQELMKEWIVEVWNKRENHNSDPDRSLLIFDSARCHVTDEVKQFCQQYSKIAVIPGGLTKILQPLDVGINKPFKDHLKAGWEKWMRDEAKATYTKSGIRRRMSYEEAAFLVSESFQSISSDVIQHSFEKALCDLENLKNDFAMMNINDDDEVEIGKV; encoded by the coding sequence ATGGCGACAAAAAAGCTCTCTgtacgaagaagaacaagtgtCGGTCAACCATTACCGTCTGACCATCTACAAAAATGCTCGGATTTTCGAAAGTTCGTTGCAGCTGAAGCCTTAAACGTATCCTCTTTCAATTTGGGAAATATTGGAAATATTAATGAAGTACCAGCTCCCTTTGATATCATCTATGAACGGACAGTTAATGTGAAGGGACGAGAGAACATTAAAATTGATTCTACCGGCCAtgagaaatctaattttattgtgaaaacaaatgaaaaaggttGGATGAATCAGGAATTGATGAAAGAATGGATCGTTGAAGTAtggaacaaaagagaaaatcacaattccGACCCTGATCGCTCtttgctgatatttgattctgCTCGTTGCCACGTAACTGATGAAGTGAAACAATTTTGTCAACAATATAGCAAAATTGCCGTAATACCAGGAGGATTGACTAAAATATTGCAACCCCTAGACGTCGGCATCAACAAGCCGTTTAAAGACCACTTGAAAGCTGGCTGGGAAAAATGGATGAGAGATGAAGCTAAAGCAACTTAcacaaaaagtggaataagGAGAAGGATGAGCTACGAAGAAGCTGCATTTTTAGTTAGCGAAAGTTTCCAATCCATTTCATCTGATGTTATTCAACATAGCTTTGAAAAAGCATTGTGTGAtttggaaaatctcaaaaacgattttgccatgatgaatataaacgatgatgacgaagtagaaattggaaaagtttaG